One genomic window of Cygnus olor isolate bCygOlo1 chromosome 3, bCygOlo1.pri.v2, whole genome shotgun sequence includes the following:
- the FLRT3 gene encoding leucine-rich repeat transmembrane protein FLRT3, whose amino-acid sequence MISVTWSIFLIWTKIGLLLDMAPYSVSAKPCPSVCRCDVGFIYCNDRDLTSIPTGIPEDATTLFLQNNQINNAGIPSELKNLLRVERIYLYHNSLDEFPTNLPKYVKELHLQENNIRTITYDSLSQIPYLEELHLDDNSVSAVSIEDGAFRDNIYLRLLFLSRNHLSTIPWGLPKTIEELRLDDNRISTISELSLQDLTNLKRLVLDGNLLNNHGLGDKVFMNLVNLTELSLVRNSLTAAPVNLPGTNLRKLYLQENHINRVPPNAFSYLRQLYRLDMSNNNLSNLPQGVFDDLDNITQLFLRNNPWHCGCKMKWVRDWLQSLPLKVNVRGLMCQAPEKVRGMAIKDLNAELFDCKDDISTIQITTAVPNTLYPAQGHWPVSVTRQPEMKAPNLNKNYRTTASPVRKVITIFVKSVSTETIHISWKVALPMTALRLSWLKMGHSPAFGSITETIVTGDRSDYLLTALEPESPYRVCMVPMETSNIYLSDETPECIETETAPLKMYNPTTTLNREQEKEPYKNSSLPLAAIIGGAVALVAIALLALVCWYVHRNGSLFSRNCTYSKGRRRKDDYAEAGTKKDNSILEIRETSFQMIPITNDQVSKEEFVIHTIFPPNGMNLYKNSHSESSSNRSYRDSGIPDSDHSHS is encoded by the coding sequence ATGATTAGTGTAACCTGGAGCATCTTCCTAATTTGGACTAAAATAGGGCTGTTACTTGACATGGCACCTTATTCTGTTAGTGCCAAACCATGCCCTTCAGTATGTCGCTGTGATGTGGGTTTCATATATTGTAATGATCGCGATTTGACATCTATTCCTACAGGAATCCCAGAGGATGCTACTACCCTCTTCCTTCAGAACAATCAAATTAATAATGCTGGGATTCCTTCAGAACTGAAGAACTTGCTTAGGGtggaaagaatatatttatacCACAACAGCCTAGATGAATTCCCCACTAACCTCCCTAAGTATGTTAAAGAACTGCATTTGCAGGAGAATAACATAAGGACCATTACTTATGATTCACTTTCACAAATTCCCTATCTGGAAGAACTGCATTTGGATGATAATTCGGTTTCCGCTGTTAGCATTGAGGATGGAGCTTTCCGGGACAACATCTAtctcagacttctttttctctctcgAAATCACCTTAGCACCATTCCCTGGGGTTTGCCTAAAACGATAGAAGAGCTACGCTTGGATGATAATCGTATTTCCACGATTTCAGAGCTGTCCCTCCAAGACCTTACAAATCTAAAACGCCTTGTTTTAGACGGAAATCTTCTAAATAACCACGGATTAGGAGACAAGGTCTTCATGAATCTAGTCAATCTTACAGAACTGTCATTGGTCCGCAATTCACTCACAGCTGCACCAGTAAATTTGCCAGGAACAAACCTAAGGAAACTTTATCTTCAAGAAAACCATATAAATCGTGTGCCACCCAATGCTTTCTCTTACTTACGGCAGCTGTACCGGCTAGATATGTCCAACAACAATCTCAGCAATTTACCTCAGGGTGTCTTTGATGACCTGGACAACATAACTCAACTCTTCCTTCGTAACAACCCTTGGCACTGTGGGTGCAAAATGAAATGGGTCCGTGACTGGCTGCAGTCCTTACCCTTGAAAGTGAACGTGCGTGGGTTGATGTGTCAGGCGCCGGAAAAAGTCCGTGGAATGGCTATCAAAGACCTCAACGCAGAACTGTTTGACTGTAAGGATGATATAAGCACCATCCAAATCACCACCGCGGTGCCAAACACGTTGTACCCGGCCCAGGGACACTGGCCGGTTTCTGTGACCAGACAACCCGAGATGAAGGCTCCCAACCTGAACAAGAACTACAGAACCACAGCCAGCCCAGTGCGCAAAGTCATTACGATATTCGTGAAATCCGTGAGCACGGAGACCATTCACATCTCCTGGAAAGTCGCACTGCCGATGACTGCTCTAAGACTGAGCTGGCTCAAGATGGGCCACAGCCCTGCCTTTGGATCTATAACGGAAACCATCGTCACTGGAGACAGAAGCGACTACTTGCTGACGGCGCTCGAGCCCGAGTCGCCATACCGCGTCTGCATGGTTCCCATGGAAACCAGCAACATCTATCTCTCCGACGAAACGCCCGAGTGCATTGAGACCGAGACGGCACCCCTCAAGATGTACAACCCGACCACGACCCTCAACCgggagcaggagaaggagccTTACAAAAACTCCAGCTTGCCCCTGGCCGCCATCATTGGCGGGGCAGTGGCACTGGTGGCCATAGCGCTGCTGGCGCTGGTGTGCTGGTACGTCCACAGGAACGGGTCCCTCTTCTCCCGGAACTGCACCTACAGCAAGGGACGCAGGAGAAAAGATGACTATGCCGAAGCGGGAACCAAGAAGGACAACTCCATCCTGGAAATCAGGGAGACTTCTTTCCAGATGATACCCATCACCAACGACCAAGTGTCCAAGGAGGAGTTTGTAATACACACCATCTTCCCGCCTAACGGCATGAATCTCTACAAGAACAGCCACAGTGAAAGCAGTAGTAACAGGAGCTACAGAGACAGTGGTATTCCAGATTCAGATCATTCGCACTCATGA